The following proteins come from a genomic window of Lachnoclostridium phytofermentans ISDg:
- a CDS encoding D-alanine--D-alanine ligase family protein, translated as MENDANGSLGDEADPYSKLRVGITYNLKKGIRTEVIDAEAEYDSIDTVLAIKNALECDNCHIELMEADTDLPKRLKETPVDIVFNIAEGLKGRGREAEVPAVLNMFNIPFTGSDETTLCLALDKALCKRVLSTYRIRTPKYRVFTKDDNRLNTNFSFPCIVKPNAEGSSKGISDICIATNKEELKTLVTDNIKAYGQDMLVEEYIDGREFTVGVLGNGDDVHVFSPMEIIYLKKNKFNIYSFNVKQDYKKLIRYECPSKLDPDIEEEMVFMAKKIFKVLSCHDFSRIDFRLNSEGKPYFIEINPLPGLAPGYSDFPMLAEFCGMDYVTLVRSILRNALHRNGLPFQI; from the coding sequence ATGGAAAATGATGCAAATGGCAGCTTGGGAGATGAAGCTGACCCTTATTCCAAACTACGGGTTGGAATAACTTATAATTTAAAGAAAGGGATTCGTACCGAAGTCATTGATGCAGAAGCTGAATATGACAGCATCGATACGGTTCTAGCCATCAAAAACGCTTTAGAATGTGACAATTGCCACATAGAATTAATGGAGGCAGATACTGATTTGCCCAAACGGCTGAAAGAAACGCCGGTCGATATTGTGTTTAACATAGCAGAAGGGTTAAAAGGAAGAGGCCGAGAAGCTGAGGTTCCTGCAGTCCTTAATATGTTTAACATTCCATTTACCGGTTCGGACGAAACAACCCTATGCCTTGCACTAGATAAGGCACTTTGTAAACGAGTTTTATCCACCTATCGCATCAGAACACCGAAATACCGAGTGTTTACCAAAGACGATAATCGCCTTAATACTAACTTTTCTTTTCCATGCATCGTAAAGCCAAATGCAGAAGGTTCCAGTAAAGGTATCTCCGATATTTGTATTGCTACGAATAAGGAAGAGTTGAAAACACTCGTAACAGATAATATCAAGGCTTATGGCCAGGATATGTTAGTGGAAGAATACATCGATGGTAGAGAATTTACTGTTGGCGTACTTGGAAATGGCGATGATGTTCATGTATTCTCCCCTATGGAAATTATCTATCTCAAGAAAAATAAATTTAATATTTACAGCTTTAATGTTAAGCAAGATTATAAAAAATTAATTCGCTATGAATGCCCATCGAAACTTGATCCTGATATCGAAGAGGAAATGGTTTTCATGGCTAAAAAGATATTTAAAGTCCTAAGTTGCCACGATTTTTCCAGAATCGATTTTAGGCTAAATTCAGAGGGAAAACCTTATTTTATCGAAATAAATCCTCTCCCTGGTTTGGCTCCTGGTTATAGCGACTTTCCAATGCTGGCTGAGTTTTGTGGAATGGACTATGTTACATTAGTTCGCAGTATTCTAAGAAACGCACTCCATCGGAATGGTCTTCCATTTCAAATCTAA
- a CDS encoding tetratricopeptide repeat-containing glycosyltransferase, with amino-acid sequence MSKYKVCVYAVCKDEEQFVHRFMANLKEADMVIIGDTGSTDKTVQKFKENGAIVYEIPIKPWRFDKARNELLKFIPEDVDICVALDVDEVINVGWREALEEVWQPNSCLGRYQYIWSFNPDGSPAVQFVQHRIHARKNYHWIYPTHEVLEYTGKGKAEDVFIPGLVVEHYPDKSKDRSFNVELLELAMKEFPNDIRNLHYLGREYMFVNRYDDAILTLKKYLNHPLSEWSEERSASMRFIGRSYDAKGDYLQAKAWMLKAIAEIPYIRDAYIELAFLAYGKQDWNTVYYAVTDALKIKELNTLGYPSDPRGWNSDIYDLGSLACINLGLVDSAIEYAKQAARLSPEDERIKNNIIFMEQEKEMQEDRIWEAVNQRKKEKD; translated from the coding sequence ATGAGCAAGTATAAGGTATGTGTATATGCAGTATGTAAGGACGAAGAGCAATTTGTACATCGTTTCATGGCGAATTTAAAAGAAGCTGACATGGTAATCATAGGGGATACTGGTTCTACAGATAAAACGGTTCAAAAATTTAAAGAAAATGGCGCTATCGTGTATGAGATTCCAATAAAACCGTGGAGATTTGATAAAGCACGAAATGAGTTATTAAAGTTTATACCAGAAGATGTTGATATCTGTGTAGCTCTTGATGTGGATGAAGTTATTAATGTTGGATGGAGAGAGGCATTAGAAGAAGTATGGCAACCAAACAGCTGCCTGGGTAGATACCAATACATCTGGAGTTTTAATCCGGATGGAAGTCCTGCGGTTCAGTTTGTACAGCATCGAATACATGCAAGAAAAAATTATCATTGGATTTACCCAACTCATGAGGTTTTAGAATATACAGGAAAGGGGAAGGCAGAAGATGTGTTCATACCTGGACTAGTGGTGGAACATTATCCGGATAAATCAAAAGATCGCAGTTTTAATGTTGAGTTATTAGAGCTCGCAATGAAAGAATTCCCGAATGATATTAGAAACTTACATTATCTTGGAAGAGAGTATATGTTTGTGAATCGATATGATGATGCAATTCTAACTCTTAAAAAATATTTAAATCATCCGCTTTCAGAATGGAGCGAGGAACGAAGTGCTTCGATGCGATTTATTGGACGTTCTTATGATGCGAAGGGAGATTATCTGCAAGCAAAAGCGTGGATGTTAAAAGCGATAGCAGAGATTCCGTATATTCGTGACGCTTATATAGAACTAGCTTTTCTTGCCTATGGTAAACAGGATTGGAATACAGTCTACTATGCAGTTACGGATGCACTTAAAATAAAAGAATTAAATACATTAGGTTATCCGAGTGATCCACGTGGGTGGAACTCCGATATTTATGATCTTGGCTCGCTTGCATGTATAAATCTTGGATTAGTTGACAGCGCTATTGAGTATGCAAAGCAAGCAGCTAGATTATCACCTGAGGACGAACGAATTAAAAATAATATTATATTTATGGAGCAGGAAAAAGAGATGCAGGAGGATCGAATTTGGGAAGCGGTTAACCAAAGAAAAAAAGAAAAGGATTAG
- a CDS encoding metallophosphoesterase, whose amino-acid sequence MRRLCPLLEKYKVDVVFSSHTIHYERSHPLINGEINSAGVRYIVVGGSGAYADWIRHKTNSVTAKIMAKPHFVQVNVSPYSLEIQAIDSNGMLFDSCVIDR is encoded by the coding sequence ATGCGAAGACTATGTCCCTTACTTGAAAAATATAAAGTTGATGTGGTATTTTCTTCACACACAATTCATTATGAAAGAAGCCATCCGCTTATCAATGGTGAAATTAATTCAGCAGGAGTAAGATATATTGTAGTTGGCGGAAGTGGTGCATATGCAGATTGGATCCGTCATAAAACTAATTCAGTTACTGCTAAAATTATGGCGAAGCCTCATTTTGTACAGGTAAATGTATCCCCTTATTCGTTGGAAATTCAAGCCATAGATTCAAATGGAATGTTATTTGATTCATGTGTAATTGATAGGTGA
- a CDS encoding ABC transporter permease subunit — protein sequence MISKTLLLRETKSNYKIMLIFLAVLTMYGSMVIAMFDPKLGESLQSMAESMPQIFAAFGMAGISNTLIDFMANYLYGMIFILFPLIFIILVSNRIIARYIERGSMAYLLATPTKRSTVAFTEALFLIKGCFALVLYVTVLCITVSAILFPGELDVGRFIILNIGLFGVYLCFSSICYCSTCLFSDSKYPYGIGASLCVVFVLVKMISQVSEKAEKFKYLTPLTLFDATGIIKAESSGYLGIVILYVIGIVLYGIGIRYFSRRDLSI from the coding sequence ATGATTAGTAAGACATTACTTTTACGGGAAACCAAATCAAATTATAAAATTATGCTAATCTTTCTTGCGGTGCTGACAATGTATGGTTCAATGGTTATAGCTATGTTTGATCCAAAGCTTGGTGAGAGTTTGCAATCTATGGCTGAGAGTATGCCGCAGATTTTTGCTGCTTTTGGTATGGCAGGTATTTCAAATACGCTAATTGACTTCATGGCAAATTACCTATATGGTATGATATTTATATTATTTCCATTGATTTTCATTATCCTAGTTTCTAATCGAATTATAGCAAGATACATCGAACGAGGTTCCATGGCTTATCTTCTAGCAACACCTACGAAGCGTAGTACAGTTGCGTTTACCGAAGCTTTATTTTTAATCAAAGGATGTTTTGCTCTTGTGCTTTATGTAACTGTACTATGTATCACTGTCAGTGCAATTTTATTTCCTGGGGAGCTTGATGTTGGTAGATTTATCATCTTAAATATTGGTTTATTTGGTGTTTATTTATGTTTTAGCAGTATCTGTTATTGCTCCACATGCCTATTTAGTGATTCTAAGTATCCATATGGAATCGGAGCATCCTTGTGCGTCGTCTTTGTTCTTGTAAAGATGATATCACAGGTTTCGGAAAAGGCTGAAAAATTTAAATACTTAACACCGCTAACGTTATTTGATGCAACTGGAATTATCAAAGCGGAAAGTAGTGGTTATCTTGGAATTGTAATTTTATATGTAATAGGAATCGTTTTATATGGAATTGGAATAAGATATTTTTCAAGAAGAGATTTATCTATATAA
- a CDS encoding methyl-accepting chemotaxis protein, which yields MKLTVQKKILGGFGILLAIIIFLGLLGISNIDSINRMLNSMYEKELKGISYIKDAQINILSSNRTEKNLILSKDPAEEAMYTERINMYNGKFEEAMNNFSITISNESTDNKIKQIYMYWEEIKPLQQELIKLNSQQNYDAAFKKSQDIRTIIENIDNIILDLTTEMDSHASDAYNNSDILYDRSKNIVIIVLSFSIVLSSITGVVISKNISKPIVFMASIASLVAQGNLAVEDIKTKNKDEIGDLAISFNTMIHNLRTLIKGVATASVTVASYSQELSSSSEETAAATEQVTRTISELAEGLNNQSQELEISSSNLNKISTSIQGTAIKIESVTQAGIKVSETANQGLNESRNAIEKIELVRQVATRTSEVVTDLNLKSQEIEQIVNVIQSIANQTNLLALNAAIEAARAGEQGKGFAVVAEEIRNLAEQSSNSTKKIADLIYNIQDSTKQAVDVIQKGNVNIYDGVEAVNKVGDSFESIAAEIDIVANQVQQVSDATKAISIGNNETVAAIDNIAAISEQSAASSQEINAAAEEQSASMEEVTKSAQNLAYLANELQDMVSKFQV from the coding sequence ATGAAGTTAACAGTACAAAAGAAAATTTTAGGTGGATTTGGAATTTTATTAGCTATTATCATTTTTTTAGGTTTATTAGGTATTAGTAACATTGATAGCATCAATCGTATGTTAAACAGTATGTACGAAAAGGAATTAAAAGGTATATCTTATATTAAAGATGCACAAATTAATATACTTTCATCAAATCGTACTGAAAAAAACCTTATTTTATCAAAGGATCCAGCAGAGGAAGCAATGTATACAGAAAGAATTAATATGTACAATGGAAAATTTGAAGAAGCAATGAATAATTTTAGTATAACTATATCTAATGAAAGTACAGATAATAAGATTAAACAAATTTATATGTATTGGGAAGAAATTAAACCCTTGCAGCAAGAACTAATAAAATTAAATTCGCAACAAAATTATGATGCAGCTTTTAAGAAATCTCAAGATATCAGAACAATTATCGAAAATATTGATAATATCATTCTTGACTTAACAACCGAAATGGATTCACACGCATCGGATGCATATAATAACAGTGATATTTTGTACGATAGATCTAAAAATATTGTAATAATTGTGTTATCATTTTCAATTGTTTTGAGTAGCATTACTGGTGTTGTTATATCAAAAAACATTTCAAAACCGATTGTTTTTATGGCTAGTATTGCTTCTTTGGTTGCTCAAGGTAATCTGGCAGTCGAAGACATTAAGACTAAAAACAAGGATGAGATTGGTGATTTAGCTATATCCTTTAATACGATGATACACAACTTAAGAACACTTATAAAAGGGGTTGCTACAGCTTCTGTAACTGTAGCTTCTTACAGTCAAGAACTATCATCCTCTTCAGAAGAAACCGCTGCTGCTACTGAGCAAGTTACTCGTACTATAAGTGAACTTGCAGAGGGATTAAATAATCAATCTCAAGAATTAGAAATTAGTAGTTCAAATCTAAACAAAATATCAACAAGTATCCAAGGTACTGCAATAAAAATTGAATCCGTAACTCAAGCAGGTATCAAGGTTTCTGAAACTGCAAATCAAGGACTCAATGAGTCAAGAAATGCTATAGAAAAGATTGAATTAGTACGACAGGTTGCTACCAGAACTTCTGAGGTGGTAACAGATCTGAATCTAAAATCTCAAGAAATAGAACAAATAGTTAATGTAATTCAAAGTATCGCTAATCAAACTAATTTGTTGGCACTTAATGCTGCTATTGAGGCAGCAAGAGCTGGAGAGCAAGGTAAGGGATTTGCTGTTGTTGCAGAAGAAATTAGAAATCTTGCTGAACAATCATCAAATTCGACCAAAAAAATCGCAGATTTAATTTATAACATCCAAGATAGTACAAAGCAAGCTGTTGATGTTATTCAAAAAGGAAATGTCAATATCTATGATGGAGTTGAGGCAGTAAATAAGGTTGGTGATTCTTTTGAATCTATTGCAGCGGAAATTGATATCGTAGCAAATCAAGTACAACAAGTTAGCGATGCGACTAAAGCAATTTCAATAGGAAACAATGAAACTGTTGCAGCTATTGACAATATTGCGGCAATATCAGAACAAAGTGCAGCTTCAAGTCAAGAGATTAATGCTGCAGCCGAAGAACAATCTGCTTCTATGGAGGAAGTAACGAAATCTGCTCAAAATCTTGCTTATCTAGCAAACGAACTACAAGATATGGTTTCAAAATTTCAAGTTTGA
- the kamA gene encoding lysine 2,3-aminomutase: protein MSEHIFHGKLIPDSDWYDWRWQFRNRITTVAELTESIDLTEQEKQEITQCLGKFRMAITPYYASLMDPTDRNCPIRMQAVPSNLENRILPCEMADPLNEEGESPVPGIVHRYPDRVLFLVTHQCSMYCRHCTRRRLVGEEDMVISDKEIDTAVEYIRSKEEIRDVLISGGDPLTMSDEKLEHILKKLRSIEHVEIIRIGTRVPVVLPMRITLELTNMLRNYEPIWINTHFNHPKEITKDSMDACARLVDAGIPLGNQSVLLRGINDSTDIMKDLLLKLVKNRIRPYYLYQCDLSQGLGHFRTRVETGIEMIHHLQGYISGYAIPKFVIDAPGGGGKIPVNPEYIISIDDNEVVMRNYKGDLYTYPQPPDIRYEKEFHLNAREVCDENDNLHNP from the coding sequence ATGAGCGAACATATCTTTCATGGTAAATTAATTCCGGATTCTGATTGGTATGACTGGCGGTGGCAGTTTCGTAACCGTATTACAACGGTTGCTGAACTCACAGAATCAATTGATTTAACAGAACAAGAGAAACAAGAAATAACTCAATGCTTGGGTAAATTTCGTATGGCGATTACCCCATATTATGCTTCCTTAATGGATCCTACGGATAGAAATTGTCCGATTCGTATGCAAGCGGTTCCTAGTAACCTAGAAAACCGTATCCTTCCTTGTGAGATGGCAGACCCATTGAATGAAGAAGGAGAAAGCCCAGTTCCAGGTATTGTACATCGTTATCCTGATCGTGTACTTTTTCTGGTAACTCACCAATGTTCTATGTATTGTAGGCACTGTACCAGACGACGTTTGGTTGGTGAAGAAGACATGGTAATCTCTGATAAAGAAATTGATACAGCAGTAGAATATATTAGAAGCAAAGAAGAGATTCGAGATGTACTCATTTCTGGTGGTGATCCACTTACGATGAGCGATGAGAAACTGGAACATATTCTTAAAAAGCTTCGTTCCATTGAACATGTAGAGATTATACGAATTGGAACCAGAGTTCCTGTTGTTCTACCAATGAGAATTACCCTGGAATTAACAAACATGCTTCGTAATTATGAACCGATTTGGATTAATACACATTTTAATCATCCAAAAGAGATTACCAAGGATTCCATGGACGCTTGTGCTAGGTTAGTGGATGCAGGCATACCTCTTGGAAATCAGAGTGTTCTGCTTCGTGGTATTAACGATTCAACAGACATTATGAAAGATTTGTTATTAAAGCTAGTAAAAAACCGTATTCGACCTTATTACTTATATCAATGTGATTTAAGTCAAGGCTTAGGCCACTTTAGAACCAGAGTAGAAACTGGTATTGAGATGATTCATCATTTGCAAGGATATATCTCCGGTTATGCAATTCCAAAGTTTGTGATTGATGCTCCGGGCGGCGGTGGCAAAATACCTGTCAATCCAGAGTATATCATATCAATTGATGATAATGAGGTTGTAATGCGAAACTATAAGGGTGACCTTTATACTTACCCTCAGCCACCTGATATTCGTTATGAAAAAGAGTTTCATTTAAATGCACGAGAAGTCTGTGATGAAAACGATAACTTGCATAATCCTTAA
- a CDS encoding phosphotransferase family protein gives MNAITKNRQTNDIIYQMAEKAFGEDKIDYEKEIVELDGGYCNVVYLVPLLEEDAILKIAPSDEIQMMSYEERILETEVAVMDLIERYTKVPSPKVLFFDDSKTICNSSYFFMTKSEGISYDHLKQELSKEQNEAIIKELGSYNKQINQIKGNYFGLIGKSSSRFETCREFILSLFQMLIKDGKRKGSNLVHITYEELWELITSYAEVFDEVMTPRLVHWDLWDGNIFVQNGSISGIIDYERGFYGDFLMENEFSSFSEPSKGFLEAYGKEEFTPKEMIRCTIYRLYRCIVMIVECDYRKYDNDKQYNWMIDTLKVELEKLKKLSQ, from the coding sequence ATGAATGCGATTACAAAAAACAGACAGACAAATGATATAATTTATCAGATGGCAGAGAAAGCTTTTGGAGAGGATAAGATAGATTATGAGAAAGAGATCGTAGAATTAGATGGTGGTTATTGTAATGTTGTTTATCTTGTTCCTTTATTAGAAGAGGATGCTATACTTAAGATTGCTCCATCAGACGAAATACAGATGATGTCTTATGAAGAAAGAATACTAGAAACTGAAGTTGCAGTGATGGACCTAATTGAAAGGTATACAAAAGTTCCTAGTCCCAAAGTACTCTTTTTTGATGATAGTAAGACAATCTGTAATTCCTCCTACTTCTTTATGACAAAATCAGAAGGCATATCCTACGATCATTTAAAGCAAGAGCTTTCTAAAGAGCAAAATGAAGCAATTATAAAAGAACTTGGAAGTTATAACAAACAGATAAATCAAATCAAAGGAAACTATTTTGGACTTATTGGAAAATCTTCATCTCGCTTTGAAACATGCAGAGAGTTTATATTATCGTTATTTCAGATGCTCATTAAGGATGGTAAAAGAAAAGGCAGCAATTTAGTACATATCACTTATGAAGAATTATGGGAACTAATAACATCTTATGCAGAAGTTTTTGATGAAGTAATGACACCTAGGTTAGTTCATTGGGATTTATGGGATGGTAATATATTTGTTCAGAACGGGTCTATCTCAGGAATAATTGACTATGAGAGAGGATTTTATGGTGATTTCTTAATGGAAAATGAATTCTCAAGTTTTAGTGAACCATCCAAGGGCTTTCTAGAAGCATATGGAAAAGAAGAATTCACACCGAAGGAAATGATACGCTGTACGATTTATCGTCTATATCGTTGTATAGTAATGATTGTAGAGTGTGATTATCGTAAGTATGACAATGATAAGCAGTATAATTGGATGATAGATACTTTAAAAGTTGAGCTTGAAAAATTAAAAAAATTATCACAATAA
- a CDS encoding glycoside hydrolase family 12 protein has protein sequence MKTKFKILVSLVFSFILISNFTLTAYAATWSSADQWATWSNGGYTIYNNVWGSGAGYQSIWANSYSNWGVWAQHPNTGGIKSYPNVTKSIGKTLSSIKTLQSSFNVTRPSSGAYESAYDIWSNGSSYEIMLWMNSYGSVAPISYNWDASGKPVPVYTNLSLGGHSWNVYQGSNGSNPVYSFVRTSSTNSGTVDILAILNWINGKGWFSGTQTVNLVQFGFEITSSSAGSDFICNSYSVTSN, from the coding sequence ATGAAAACCAAATTTAAGATATTAGTATCCTTAGTGTTCAGCTTCATTCTTATTTCAAATTTTACACTTACAGCATATGCTGCAACTTGGTCATCAGCTGACCAATGGGCTACATGGAGTAATGGAGGTTATACGATTTATAATAATGTATGGGGCAGCGGTGCAGGATACCAATCAATCTGGGCTAATAGCTACAGCAATTGGGGTGTATGGGCGCAGCATCCTAATACAGGAGGTATAAAATCTTATCCAAATGTAACTAAGTCGATTGGCAAAACATTATCTTCGATAAAAACCTTACAAAGTAGTTTTAATGTTACCAGGCCAAGTAGCGGGGCTTATGAAAGTGCTTATGATATTTGGTCGAATGGCTCGTCTTATGAAATTATGTTATGGATGAATTCATATGGAAGTGTTGCTCCGATATCTTATAATTGGGATGCTTCCGGTAAGCCTGTACCAGTCTATACGAATCTTAGTCTAGGCGGTCATTCATGGAATGTGTATCAGGGTAGCAATGGATCGAATCCGGTATATTCATTCGTAAGAACAAGTAGTACGAATTCCGGTACGGTCGATATATTAGCTATACTTAATTGGATTAATGGTAAAGGCTGGTTTAGTGGAACTCAAACAGTTAATTTAGTTCAATTTGGGTTTGAGATTACTTCATCAAGTGCCGGATCAGACTTTATCTGCAATAGTTATTCTGTAACCAGTAATTAA
- a CDS encoding methyl-accepting chemotaxis protein, with the protein MSSNLFHSKKSTNTVVSDRAKLLEEISKVSNGEINTIEEDGFLDVELIQQINAMIYNLKSSGNNDVMRMNDLVEEATNNSVMKEMLETVLGQSNSIDGLKISSKELGDSISNISNAVENIKQFVDEAVVTSVDSAQNMTKSIEVVSQSTEEIRNINDMVHSFQSKTLKIHEIIDLVKKVAQQSNLLALNASIEAARAGEAGKGFAVVAGEVKVLSESTTESAADIMRYVKELQANTEELVETIHKTTQKLEDGNQIVERSVNSIQSLNTQMNTINDEIGSIYNFIQNQEVTANEFVTSIDTLSDSYDEMQNQCNNGGKYLFDIVRGTDKIRGNLVRNAMGFTTKEFLHVFEVDHMVFTWRLYNAINKYETLQMDVVNNHKDCKLGKWCNSIKDEKVLNHPSFLQMKKYHEELHAVAVRCLKEIENQNRVQAIKYYEEASATLQKLLQEIEKIKEIV; encoded by the coding sequence ATGAGTAGTAACTTATTTCACTCAAAAAAAAGTACAAACACAGTAGTTTCAGATCGTGCTAAACTGTTAGAAGAAATATCCAAAGTAAGCAATGGGGAAATCAATACGATTGAGGAAGATGGATTTCTCGATGTAGAATTGATTCAACAAATCAATGCCATGATTTATAACCTAAAAAGTAGTGGAAACAATGATGTGATGCGGATGAATGACTTAGTAGAGGAAGCAACTAACAATTCTGTCATGAAAGAGATGCTTGAAACAGTATTGGGGCAAAGTAACTCAATCGATGGTTTAAAAATCTCAAGTAAGGAATTAGGAGATTCCATATCAAATATTTCTAATGCAGTAGAAAATATTAAACAGTTTGTTGATGAAGCAGTAGTTACTTCAGTTGATAGTGCACAGAACATGACAAAGAGTATTGAGGTAGTAAGCCAATCAACAGAAGAGATACGTAATATTAATGACATGGTACATAGCTTTCAATCAAAAACTTTAAAGATCCATGAAATTATTGATTTGGTAAAAAAGGTTGCACAGCAGAGTAATCTTCTTGCCTTAAATGCATCCATTGAAGCTGCCAGAGCCGGAGAGGCTGGAAAAGGTTTCGCAGTGGTTGCAGGAGAAGTTAAGGTTTTATCTGAAAGTACGACAGAATCCGCAGCGGATATCATGCGTTACGTTAAGGAGCTTCAAGCTAATACAGAAGAATTAGTAGAAACAATTCATAAAACAACACAAAAACTCGAGGATGGAAATCAAATTGTAGAACGTTCTGTTAATAGTATTCAGTCATTAAATACTCAAATGAATACCATTAATGATGAGATTGGAAGTATCTATAATTTTATTCAAAATCAAGAAGTGACAGCGAATGAATTTGTAACTTCCATAGACACTCTGTCGGATTCCTATGATGAGATGCAAAATCAATGTAACAATGGTGGTAAATACTTATTTGATATCGTTAGGGGCACAGACAAGATAAGAGGAAACCTTGTACGAAATGCAATGGGCTTTACAACAAAAGAGTTTTTACATGTATTTGAAGTCGATCATATGGTATTTACTTGGAGGCTATATAATGCAATCAATAAGTATGAAACGCTACAGATGGATGTAGTTAATAATCATAAAGACTGTAAATTAGGAAAATGGTGTAACAGCATAAAGGATGAAAAGGTTTTAAATCATCCATCATTTTTACAGATGAAAAAATACCATGAAGAACTTCATGCAGTCGCAGTGAGATGTTTAAAAGAAATTGAAAATCAGAATAGAGTTCAAGCAATTAAATATTATGAGGAAGCATCGGCTACACTTCAAAAATTATTACAAGAAATAGAAAAGATAAAAGAAATTGTATAG
- a CDS encoding manganese efflux pump MntP: MSLFTLFTLAIGLAMDTFAVSVCKGLAMKKMSLKKAFINGAYFGLFQAGMPIIGYFLGISFRNYITKIDHWISFVLLVFLGIKMLKEAFDNEACSTNDSVAFRVMIVLAVATSIDALAVGITFAFLKVNLLLAVSLIGIITFLLSMLGVRLGHVFGARYKRVAECVGGIVLIVLGFKILLEHLGILAQLF; this comes from the coding sequence ATGTCACTTTTCACTTTGTTTACACTTGCAATCGGGCTAGCAATGGATACCTTTGCAGTCTCTGTCTGTAAAGGATTAGCAATGAAAAAAATGTCCCTAAAAAAAGCATTCATTAATGGAGCTTATTTTGGGTTATTTCAGGCTGGAATGCCTATCATTGGATACTTTTTAGGTATTTCCTTTCGTAATTATATAACCAAAATTGATCACTGGATTTCCTTTGTACTTTTAGTATTTCTAGGTATTAAGATGTTAAAAGAAGCCTTTGATAATGAGGCTTGCAGTACGAATGATTCTGTCGCATTTCGTGTGATGATAGTTTTAGCCGTTGCTACAAGCATTGATGCTCTTGCGGTTGGTATAACCTTTGCTTTTCTTAAAGTGAATCTGTTACTTGCAGTGAGCTTAATCGGTATTATTACATTCCTTCTATCTATGCTTGGTGTTAGACTTGGTCATGTTTTTGGGGCTCGTTATAAACGGGTTGCAGAATGTGTTGGTGGTATCGTACTTATCGTATTAGGTTTCAAAATACTTCTTGAACACCTTGGTATATTAGCTCAGCTATTTTAA